One genomic region from Leptolyngbyaceae cyanobacterium JSC-12 encodes:
- a CDS encoding cysteine desulfurase family protein (IMG reference gene:2510097614~PFAM: Aminotransferase class-V~TIGRFAM: cysteine desulfurase NifS), with translation MEMSQRPIYLDCHATTPVDPRVVEVMLPFFTEFFGNPASISHQYGWEADAAVQQSRELLALAINAMPEEIVFTSGATEANNLAIKGVAEAYCSRGKHIITVETEHNAVLDPCRYLRSLGFDITFLSVKPDGLIDLLDLENALRPDTILVSVMAANNEIGVLQPIAEIGALCHQRGILFHTDAAQAIGKVPLDVEAMHIDLMSLTAHKIYGPKGIGALYVRRRNPRVQLAPQLHGGGHERGMRSGTLYTPQIVGMAAAVQLAIEEMETETVRITQLRDRLWQAFTSLGGIYLNGHPTQRLCSNLNISIEGIDGQALLVGLQSVVAVSSGSACTSAKSTPSHVLQAIGRSAELAYASIRFGIGRFNTEAEVDLVAKHTISTIEALRKAATLPA, from the coding sequence ATGGAGATGTCCCAACGCCCGATTTATCTTGACTGTCATGCCACCACTCCTGTTGATCCACGTGTAGTGGAAGTGATGCTTCCGTTTTTTACTGAGTTCTTTGGCAACCCAGCAAGCATCAGCCATCAATACGGATGGGAAGCCGATGCAGCCGTGCAGCAATCACGAGAATTGCTGGCCTTAGCCATCAATGCAATGCCTGAAGAGATTGTGTTTACCAGTGGGGCAACGGAAGCCAATAACCTTGCTATTAAGGGGGTTGCAGAAGCGTATTGCAGTCGAGGTAAGCACATTATCACTGTAGAAACGGAGCATAATGCCGTTCTAGATCCCTGCCGCTATTTGCGATCGCTGGGGTTTGATATCACCTTTTTGTCTGTTAAGCCTGATGGCTTGATTGATTTATTGGATCTGGAAAATGCCCTGCGTCCTGACACGATCCTGGTTTCAGTAATGGCTGCCAATAACGAAATTGGGGTGTTGCAACCGATTGCTGAAATCGGGGCTTTGTGCCATCAGCGAGGGATTCTGTTCCATACCGACGCTGCCCAGGCGATCGGCAAAGTGCCGCTGGATGTGGAAGCGATGCACATTGATTTGATGTCGCTGACAGCCCATAAGATTTACGGACCCAAGGGCATTGGTGCTCTGTATGTGCGACGACGGAATCCACGGGTACAGCTTGCGCCTCAGTTGCATGGCGGTGGGCACGAACGAGGGATGCGTTCTGGAACACTCTATACGCCCCAAATTGTGGGAATGGCAGCAGCCGTGCAACTTGCAATCGAGGAAATGGAAACTGAAACTGTCCGGATTACGCAATTACGCGATCGCCTCTGGCAGGCGTTCACCTCACTGGGCGGCATATATCTCAACGGACATCCAACTCAGCGGCTTTGCAGTAACCTCAATATCAGTATTGAAGGGATTGATGGACAGGCGCTGCTAGTTGGGTTGCAATCCGTTGTTGCAGTTTCTTCAGGGTCTGCCTGTACCTCGGCAAAATCGACCCCGTCTCATGTCCTGCAAGCAATTGGACGTTCGGCTGAACTGGCGTATGCTTCGATCCGGTTTGGGATCGGACGTTTTAACACCGAGGCGGAAGTAGACCTGGTTGCTAAACACACAATTTCAACGATTGAAGCGCTCCGTAAAGCTGCGACCCTTCCTGCGTGA
- a CDS encoding hypothetical protein (IMG reference gene:2510097621) has translation MLVLENVWAALFAVAAIFIGYYALIYFIVVVMMQQGVSQQRRPRY, from the coding sequence ATGCTGGTTTTAGAAAATGTCTGGGCAGCGCTCTTTGCCGTTGCTGCCATCTTTATCGGCTACTACGCCCTGATTTATTTCATCGTGGTGGTGATGATGCAGCAAGGGGTGTCCCAACAGCGCCGCCCCCGCTATTGA
- a CDS encoding hypothetical protein (IMG reference gene:2510097612) gives MIHLAPFKQRVLRLIQGHKTYQAVCDRQWTLAPSVCSTHPPAIYLNGELDKVTEVASTTTYAAELKRIQGGMVEHDATIAYQLHNVHFLNGYVYRGAMKHVLVTSKESFLSQGSTNIISDAALACTWVGNQFFGHWLVDDLTLTLAAQQLAMAITVEKQWTCHQIQYSTLFNIQSSPVRQAFCKNFIIIDDIGQNQFKQERYQILRTKLKQHCLAAPHPGVMFLRKATGAPRSLVNEIAIADFLQSQGFTILEAETLSAEEIVQATVGAKIVVGVEGSQLVHGLFAMADDGVMLTLQPPFRFNNVYKDYTDCLGARYAFVVGKLVGTGFEIAIDDLARTLDKIDRII, from the coding sequence ATGATTCATCTAGCTCCTTTTAAGCAGCGAGTATTGAGGCTGATTCAGGGACACAAAACCTATCAGGCTGTCTGCGATCGCCAGTGGACCTTAGCTCCCAGTGTATGTTCTACCCATCCTCCTGCCATCTATCTAAACGGGGAGCTAGATAAAGTAACAGAGGTGGCCTCTACCACAACTTATGCGGCTGAACTCAAACGCATTCAGGGCGGCATGGTTGAACATGATGCAACCATTGCTTATCAGTTACACAATGTTCATTTTCTCAATGGCTATGTGTATCGAGGGGCAATGAAACATGTTTTAGTCACCTCAAAAGAATCCTTCCTAAGTCAAGGTTCAACTAACATCATCTCTGATGCCGCCCTTGCTTGCACCTGGGTTGGTAATCAATTTTTTGGGCATTGGCTAGTGGATGATTTAACATTGACTCTTGCGGCACAACAACTTGCAATGGCAATCACGGTTGAAAAGCAGTGGACCTGTCATCAAATTCAATACAGCACATTATTTAATATTCAATCATCACCAGTTCGACAAGCATTTTGCAAGAACTTTATCATTATTGATGACATTGGGCAGAATCAATTTAAGCAGGAACGTTACCAAATTTTGCGAACAAAATTGAAACAACATTGTTTAGCTGCGCCCCATCCAGGTGTGATGTTCTTGCGAAAGGCGACTGGAGCACCACGATCGCTGGTCAACGAAATAGCGATCGCAGATTTCTTGCAATCCCAGGGATTCACCATCCTGGAAGCAGAAACCCTTTCCGCAGAAGAAATTGTACAAGCAACCGTGGGCGCAAAAATTGTAGTAGGTGTTGAAGGCAGCCAACTTGTTCACGGCTTGTTTGCCATGGCAGATGATGGAGTCATGCTGACACTACAGCCCCCCTTCCGCTTCAACAATGTTTACAAAGATTACACCGACTGTTTGGGGGCTAGATATGCGTTTGTTGTAGGCAAACTCGTTGGCACTGGATTCGAGATCGCGATCGATGATCTGGCAAGAACCCTAGATAAAATTGACAGAATCATTTGA
- a CDS encoding 1-acyl-sn-glycerol-3-phosphate acyltransferase (IMG reference gene:2510097616) has translation MSKSGWSLDQRNPTTIRSLIPLWELFYRYYFRVETSGWEHISTQRNVMLVGSHNGGIAAPDMFMMMYDWFQRFGFEREAYGLLHPSTWKVAPAIADIAAQVGAVVAHPKMAIAALKRQADVLVYPGGVKDVFRPYKLRHKICLGGNQAFVRLALEYEVPIVPLISYGAHDTLIILTDVYRQMQQLHEWGMPWLFGVDPETFPIYLGLPWGLAFGPLPNIPFPIKMYTRVCPPIYFEHYGRAAASDRTYVNACYNYVCAQMQQAMNELVLTVKQA, from the coding sequence ATGTCGAAATCAGGATGGTCTCTCGATCAACGCAATCCTACTACTATTCGTTCTTTGATTCCACTATGGGAACTGTTTTACCGATATTACTTTCGAGTTGAAACGAGCGGTTGGGAACACATTTCAACCCAGAGGAATGTGATGCTAGTTGGTTCCCACAATGGGGGAATTGCTGCTCCAGATATGTTTATGATGATGTACGACTGGTTTCAGCGCTTTGGTTTTGAGCGTGAAGCCTATGGATTATTGCATCCTTCTACCTGGAAAGTAGCCCCCGCGATCGCAGATATTGCGGCTCAAGTGGGTGCGGTTGTGGCTCATCCTAAAATGGCGATTGCAGCTCTTAAACGGCAAGCCGATGTGCTAGTTTATCCCGGTGGCGTGAAGGATGTGTTTCGCCCTTATAAATTGCGTCATAAAATTTGTTTGGGCGGTAATCAAGCCTTTGTGCGGTTAGCTCTGGAGTATGAAGTCCCAATTGTGCCACTCATCTCCTATGGTGCCCACGATACCTTGATTATTTTGACTGATGTTTATCGCCAAATGCAGCAGTTGCATGAGTGGGGGATGCCGTGGCTCTTCGGTGTTGATCCAGAAACATTTCCAATTTATTTGGGGTTGCCCTGGGGGTTAGCATTTGGACCATTACCCAATATTCCCTTTCCCATCAAAATGTATACGCGCGTTTGTCCGCCGATTTATTTTGAACATTATGGACGAGCAGCGGCGAGCGATCGCACCTATGTGAATGCTTGTTATAACTACGTGTGTGCACAAATGCAGCAGGCAATGAATGAGTTGGTCTTAACTGTAAAACAGGCTTGA
- a CDS encoding hypothetical protein (IMG reference gene:2510097619) yields the protein MFVLFEFVLDHIDDVLAIVCGQFFKVLFGRWIDGWMKRVAVRKAVQDEQPGELCPLPAA from the coding sequence ATGTTCGTATTGTTTGAATTTGTTCTTGATCACATTGATGATGTGCTGGCAATTGTTTGTGGTCAGTTTTTCAAAGTCCTGTTTGGGCGCTGGATTGATGGCTGGATGAAGCGTGTGGCTGTCCGCAAAGCGGTGCAGGACGAGCAGCCCGGTGAGCTTTGCCCGCTGCCCGCAGCCTGA
- a CDS encoding hypothetical protein (IMG reference gene:2510097623) has protein sequence MRNGDPLLTTALSTGQGIAPTLPQQAIGIPSLPIENCQDLGILDTQWAELCALKAEQRYLKYLKRGILPQSAYRCALTHASAVTKDSWQA, from the coding sequence GTGAGGAATGGCGACCCCCTCCTCACGACTGCGCTCTCAACTGGGCAGGGCATTGCACCAACGCTACCGCAACAGGCGATTGGCATTCCATCTCTCCCAATCGAAAACTGCCAAGATCTGGGAATTCTGGATACCCAATGGGCAGAACTTTGTGCGCTGAAGGCAGAACAACGCTATTTGAAGTATCTGAAGCGAGGTATTTTACCCCAGTCTGCCTATCGCTGCGCCCTCACTCATGCCTCTGCTGTAACCAAGGATTCTTGGCAGGCATGA
- a CDS encoding UDP-3-O-(3-hydroxymyristoyl) glucosamine N-acyltransferase (IMG reference gene:2510097613~PFAM: UDP-3-O-[3-hydroxymyristoyl] glucosamine N-acyltransferase, LpxD; Bacterial transferase hexapeptide (three repeats)~TIGRFAM: UDP-3-O-[3-hydroxymyristoyl] glucosamine N-acyltransferase): MKFSDLVQRLDVAPAHSSLSSYPDRDPDIAGVMAVDQATSGTISYIDGAKFAGHVRTTAASALILPKSCALQTIANDRGIAWLETAEPRLLFAQTIALFYQPFQPAPEIHPTAVIHPTVMLGESVYIGAHVVIQAGVSIGNHVCIHPNVVIYPEARIGDRTTLHANCTIHERTQIGADCVIHSGTVIGAEGFGFVPTPQGWYKMQQSGYVVLEDGVEVGCNAAIDRPAVGETRIGKQTKLDNMVHIGHGCQIGFGCAFAAQVGLAGGVEVGNRVILAGQVGVANEATLGDGAIASSKTGVHGNIAAGEIVSGYPCVDHKTYLKSSAIYSRLPEMHQTLKKLQKRIEDLEKNA; encoded by the coding sequence ATGAAATTTAGTGACCTTGTGCAACGGCTGGATGTGGCTCCAGCCCATTCAAGCCTTAGCTCTTACCCCGACCGTGATCCAGACATAGCTGGGGTGATGGCAGTTGATCAGGCAACCTCTGGAACCATTAGCTATATTGATGGCGCTAAGTTTGCCGGACACGTTCGCACAACTGCTGCCAGTGCTTTGATTTTGCCTAAAAGTTGCGCTCTGCAAACAATCGCCAACGATCGCGGCATTGCCTGGTTAGAAACGGCTGAACCACGGTTGTTATTTGCTCAAACGATTGCCCTGTTTTACCAACCTTTTCAGCCTGCACCCGAAATTCATCCCACAGCAGTGATTCATCCTACGGTAATGCTTGGCGAATCTGTTTACATTGGTGCGCATGTAGTGATTCAAGCTGGGGTTTCTATTGGTAACCATGTTTGCATCCACCCCAATGTGGTGATTTACCCTGAAGCACGAATTGGCGATCGCACCACTTTACACGCCAACTGTACAATTCATGAACGCACGCAAATTGGAGCGGACTGCGTGATTCATTCTGGTACAGTAATTGGAGCGGAAGGCTTTGGCTTTGTTCCGACGCCGCAGGGCTGGTACAAAATGCAGCAGTCGGGGTACGTTGTGCTGGAGGATGGCGTGGAAGTTGGTTGCAATGCCGCGATTGACCGTCCAGCTGTGGGCGAGACCCGCATTGGGAAACAAACCAAGCTCGATAATATGGTGCATATTGGGCATGGATGCCAGATTGGGTTTGGTTGTGCTTTTGCAGCGCAGGTGGGCTTGGCAGGTGGGGTAGAAGTGGGCAACCGTGTGATTTTAGCAGGGCAGGTGGGTGTGGCGAACGAGGCAACGCTCGGCGATGGCGCGATTGCATCCTCCAAAACAGGCGTGCATGGAAATATTGCGGCTGGCGAGATTGTATCTGGTTATCCCTGCGTGGATCACAAAACCTATCTCAAGTCGTCTGCAATCTATAGCCGGTTGCCGGAAATGCATCAGACTCTGAAAAAACTGCAAAAACGCATTGAAGACCTGGAAAAAAACGCTTAA
- a CDS encoding hypothetical protein (IMG reference gene:2510097615) → MRIPGAMVALLVTVCLPVATQFRADAVPAGAIAAAPWQPVARINPQKAYKVQIVNQTGVSLEYASTTNEFAPRRLKPGATGTLMQLPLPIYLLISPVDPRFNLKFAVATNQNVVTITVRQLPELQPGNTTVNIQQTGGIFVY, encoded by the coding sequence ATGAGAATACCTGGAGCAATGGTTGCTTTGCTGGTTACGGTTTGCTTACCAGTTGCAACTCAGTTTCGAGCAGATGCGGTTCCTGCTGGAGCGATCGCGGCAGCTCCTTGGCAACCCGTTGCTCGCATCAATCCCCAAAAAGCCTACAAAGTTCAGATTGTGAACCAAACAGGGGTTTCTCTGGAATATGCTTCTACCACTAATGAATTTGCCCCTCGTCGATTGAAACCAGGTGCAACTGGAACTTTGATGCAATTACCATTGCCCATCTACTTGTTAATTAGCCCAGTTGATCCCAGATTCAACCTGAAGTTTGCTGTTGCGACAAACCAGAATGTTGTCACGATTACAGTTCGGCAACTTCCCGAATTGCAACCTGGCAATACAACCGTTAACATTCAGCAGACGGGTGGAATTTTCGTGTACTAG
- a CDS encoding magnesium-translocating P-type ATPase (IMG reference gene:2510097620~PFAM: E1-E2 ATPase; Cation transporter/ATPase, N-terminus~TIGRFAM: ATPase, P-type (transporting), HAD superfamily, subfamily IC; magnesium-translocating P-type ATPase), with protein MRNTPTPARGRGNVNERALESAKLSLRALEEAGSSVDQVLRSLDSNRKGLTEADARDRLRKYGKNEVSHEKPPAWYVQLFKAFNNPFVWILVALATVSYVMDYALAAPEDRDLKTVIILSIMVLVSGFLRFFQEYRSTQAAEKLKAMVSTTATVIRRDRLDGKEHRREVPLSDLVPGDVVALSAGDMIPADVRLLTSKDLFVSQAVLTGESLPVEKYDTLGSVVEKRADVNVNEDQVSALDIPTVCFMGTNVVSGTATAVVVSTGDRTYFGSLAKNIVGKRVLTSFEKGVNRVSYLLITFMAVMVPIVFLIQWFTKGSFLDALLFSLSVAVGLTPEMLPMIVTANLARGAVVMANQKVVVKRINAIQNFGAMDILCTDKTGTLTLDKIILERHVDIHGYEDDEPLEYGYLNSYYQTGLKNLLDVAVLEHVELNTELKPAENYAKVDEIPFDFVRRRMSVVVEPRGGRSEGQHVLICKGAVEELFNVCSHAKYHGEIMPMNEFVRLEGLRVTQSLNEDGFRVIAVAYKEIPIPLDTVPTYSAKDECDLILVGYLAFLDPPKDSAIEAIAALNDNGVAVKVITGDNDIVTRKVCKEVNLEVEGVLVGSQIERLSDEELTSQLDTTTIFAKVSPLQKARIVRLLREQGHTVGYLGDGINDAAALRDADVGISVDTAVDIAKESADIILLEKNLMVLERGVIEGRRTFANILKYLNMTASSNYGNVFSVMGSSAVLPFLPMQPIQLLTQNLIYDLSQTTIPFDNVDKEFLRKPQKWNVPNIGRFMLFIGPISSIFDYATYIVMWFVFAANTPEEVKLFNSGWFVEGLLSQTLVVHMLRTARVPFFQSWPSLPVLLSTGTAIIAGMILPFTPLGANLGMVPLPANYFIWLWLILGSYCLLTQSLKGLYIRTFGKWL; from the coding sequence ATGCGGAATACTCCCACCCCAGCCCGCGGACGGGGCAATGTCAATGAACGCGCCCTGGAAAGCGCTAAGCTATCGCTGCGTGCCCTAGAAGAAGCGGGCAGCAGCGTCGATCAGGTGTTGCGATCGCTCGACAGCAATCGTAAGGGTTTGACCGAAGCCGATGCCCGTGATCGCCTACGCAAGTACGGCAAAAACGAAGTTAGCCACGAAAAGCCACCCGCCTGGTATGTGCAACTGTTCAAGGCGTTCAACAATCCCTTTGTCTGGATCTTGGTGGCGCTGGCAACGGTCTCTTACGTGATGGACTATGCCCTGGCTGCCCCCGAAGACAGAGACCTCAAAACTGTGATTATTCTATCCATCATGGTGCTGGTCAGCGGCTTCCTGCGGTTTTTCCAGGAATACCGCTCCACCCAAGCGGCGGAAAAGCTGAAAGCTATGGTCAGCACCACTGCAACGGTGATTCGCCGCGATCGTCTGGATGGTAAAGAGCATCGTCGGGAAGTGCCCCTGAGCGATCTGGTTCCGGGCGATGTAGTGGCGTTGTCGGCGGGAGATATGATCCCAGCGGATGTGCGGCTATTGACCTCTAAGGATCTGTTCGTGAGTCAAGCCGTGCTGACGGGGGAATCCCTGCCCGTAGAAAAGTACGACACCCTGGGCAGTGTGGTAGAAAAGCGGGCAGATGTGAATGTGAATGAAGATCAGGTGAGTGCGCTAGATATTCCCACCGTCTGCTTCATGGGCACCAATGTCGTCAGTGGCACGGCGACGGCGGTGGTGGTTTCCACGGGCGATCGCACCTACTTCGGCTCTCTGGCCAAAAACATCGTAGGCAAGCGCGTTCTCACCAGCTTTGAAAAAGGCGTCAACCGGGTCAGCTATCTGCTGATCACCTTCATGGCAGTGATGGTGCCGATCGTCTTCCTCATCCAATGGTTTACCAAAGGCAGTTTTCTGGATGCCCTGCTGTTTTCGTTATCCGTGGCCGTGGGGCTAACGCCGGAAATGCTACCCATGATCGTGACCGCAAACCTGGCGCGGGGTGCAGTCGTGATGGCGAATCAAAAAGTAGTGGTCAAACGCATCAACGCCATCCAGAACTTTGGGGCAATGGACATCCTCTGCACCGACAAAACCGGCACGTTGACGCTGGATAAGATCATCCTGGAGCGCCATGTGGATATCCACGGCTACGAGGATGACGAACCCCTGGAATATGGCTATCTGAACAGCTACTACCAGACCGGCTTAAAAAACCTGCTGGATGTGGCAGTGCTGGAGCATGTGGAGTTAAATACAGAACTCAAACCCGCAGAAAACTACGCCAAGGTGGATGAAATTCCCTTCGACTTTGTGCGTCGCCGCATGTCGGTGGTGGTGGAACCGCGTGGGGGGCGCTCAGAAGGCCAGCATGTGCTGATCTGCAAAGGAGCAGTTGAGGAACTGTTCAACGTTTGCTCCCATGCTAAGTATCACGGCGAAATCATGCCCATGAACGAGTTTGTGCGGCTGGAAGGGCTACGGGTGACCCAAAGCCTGAATGAAGACGGCTTCCGGGTGATTGCCGTCGCCTATAAGGAAATCCCCATTCCGCTAGACACCGTTCCTACCTACAGCGCCAAGGATGAATGCGACCTGATTTTGGTCGGCTATCTGGCGTTCCTTGATCCGCCTAAAGATAGTGCGATTGAGGCGATCGCTGCCCTGAATGACAACGGCGTTGCTGTCAAAGTGATCACCGGTGACAACGATATTGTCACCCGCAAAGTCTGTAAGGAGGTGAACCTAGAAGTTGAAGGAGTGCTGGTGGGTAGCCAGATTGAACGCCTGAGCGACGAGGAACTCACATCCCAACTAGACACCACCACCATCTTCGCCAAGGTCTCCCCCCTGCAAAAAGCTCGCATTGTTCGCCTGCTGCGTGAGCAAGGGCACACCGTCGGTTACCTAGGCGATGGCATTAACGATGCTGCGGCCCTGCGGGATGCGGATGTCGGCATCTCGGTCGATACTGCCGTAGATATTGCCAAAGAATCGGCAGACATCATCCTGCTAGAAAAGAACCTCATGGTACTGGAGCGGGGTGTGATTGAGGGACGGCGCACCTTTGCCAACATTCTTAAATACCTGAACATGACCGCCAGTTCCAACTATGGCAACGTGTTCAGTGTCATGGGGTCGAGTGCTGTGCTGCCCTTCCTGCCGATGCAGCCCATCCAACTGCTGACCCAAAATCTGATCTACGACCTGTCCCAAACCACCATCCCCTTCGACAACGTGGATAAGGAGTTTCTCCGCAAACCCCAGAAGTGGAATGTGCCCAACATCGGGCGGTTCATGCTGTTCATTGGTCCGATTAGCTCCATCTTTGACTATGCCACCTACATCGTCATGTGGTTCGTGTTTGCAGCCAATACCCCAGAGGAAGTGAAACTGTTCAACTCTGGTTGGTTTGTGGAAGGGCTACTCTCCCAAACCCTGGTGGTTCATATGTTGCGGACGGCGCGGGTGCCCTTCTTCCAAAGCTGGCCCTCCCTGCCCGTGTTGCTCTCCACTGGCACTGCCATTATCGCTGGGATGATCCTGCCCTTTACCCCCCTTGGGGCAAATTTAGGGATGGTTCCTCTGCCTGCTAATTACTTCATCTGGCTGTGGTTGATTCTCGGCTCCTACTGCCTGCTGACTCAATCTCTCAAAGGTCTCTACATCCGCACCTTTGGCAAGTGGTTGTAG
- a CDS encoding hypothetical protein (IMG reference gene:2510097611): MTSTETRRAKAIKEPVSPTISTRTLALDAGNYDLKFWDGTNSPKAIRSVHYQLPQGRDPVRFLDTSPLIELPDGTRYHFGVQAYKYRRQQQTVIENKVELARLHLYACLEPWDGNTEFSLNLHISTPELSRNEALLRSQLMGVHEFKRNGVAFHVTVGQVNVEREGMGAYYYAQRLGLIPDSGYTIVVDIGGGTWLTRLVDGEGEVIDENVMDRGGSYELAASISFDRRLTDALGTTVDPGLVMDGFKAGHSYADTGLSWAPWLEEYLDPWFRGIFQTVKAQYTPYMARVTRFLVTGGGSHLIAERLAGRKLFAVIPDPQFANVRGLFPIAEGLQLCMTTR, from the coding sequence ATGACTTCTACCGAAACAAGACGCGCCAAGGCTATTAAAGAGCCTGTTTCCCCCACGATTTCTACCCGTACTTTAGCATTAGATGCGGGAAACTATGATCTCAAATTTTGGGACGGAACAAACAGTCCTAAGGCAATTCGCTCGGTGCACTACCAGTTACCGCAGGGACGTGATCCCGTACGCTTTTTAGATACTTCTCCCTTAATCGAACTGCCAGACGGCACCCGCTATCACTTTGGGGTACAGGCATACAAATATCGTAGACAGCAGCAAACGGTGATTGAAAATAAAGTTGAACTGGCGCGGTTACATCTCTATGCATGTTTGGAGCCATGGGATGGGAATACCGAGTTCTCGCTTAATCTCCATATTTCAACACCGGAGTTGTCAAGAAATGAAGCACTATTGCGATCGCAACTGATGGGTGTGCATGAGTTTAAACGGAATGGAGTCGCTTTCCATGTCACAGTGGGGCAGGTCAATGTAGAACGGGAAGGCATGGGAGCCTATTACTATGCCCAACGCCTGGGACTGATTCCCGACAGTGGCTACACGATTGTTGTAGATATTGGTGGCGGCACCTGGCTGACCCGTCTAGTTGATGGGGAAGGGGAAGTGATTGATGAGAACGTGATGGATCGGGGTGGTTCTTATGAACTGGCGGCATCTATCAGTTTCGATCGCCGTCTGACAGATGCCTTGGGGACAACCGTCGATCCAGGTTTAGTCATGGATGGGTTCAAAGCTGGACACAGCTATGCCGACACAGGATTGTCTTGGGCACCCTGGTTAGAAGAATACTTAGATCCCTGGTTTCGCGGCATTTTCCAGACGGTGAAAGCTCAGTACACTCCATATATGGCACGTGTTACCCGGTTCCTGGTTACAGGGGGTGGCTCTCATCTGATTGCCGAACGACTTGCTGGACGTAAGCTATTTGCGGTGATTCCTGATCCGCAGTTCGCTAATGTCCGTGGTTTGTTCCCGATCGCAGAAGGTTTGCAGCTATGTATGACAACAAGATAA
- a CDS encoding hypothetical protein (IMG reference gene:2510097618), which yields MEASGSSCLIATLQETVLSDELSDEDPDPYPARGLGAIFWMNLPGVTLA from the coding sequence ATGGAGGCTTCTGGTAGTAGTTGCCTGATCGCAACGCTTCAAGAAACCGTGTTGTCTGACGAATTGTCTGACGAAGACCCTGACCCATATCCTGCGCGTGGTCTGGGGGCGATCTTTTGGATGAATCTGCCCGGCGTGACTCTGGCTTAG
- a CDS encoding hypothetical protein (IMG reference gene:2510097622) — MKKTQFQTFACPIARYRGVNHPGSQEFNVHLQSFAHRVSLLAGLHTGGKLPTHETYRRLLTLWEALQPYCSLIADGDRPAPSSTPHHSAFNTLLDNSPSGIRPHLDAD; from the coding sequence ATGAAAAAAACGCAATTCCAAACATTTGCCTGCCCGATCGCCCGCTACCGGGGTGTCAATCACCCAGGCAGTCAGGAATTCAATGTGCATCTCCAGTCTTTTGCCCATCGAGTGTCGCTTCTTGCTGGGTTGCACACGGGCGGCAAACTCCCAACCCATGAAACCTATCGGCGATTACTGACCCTTTGGGAAGCATTGCAGCCCTATTGTTCGTTAATTGCCGATGGCGATCGCCCCGCTCCCAGCTCAACGCCTCATCATTCTGCTTTCAATACCCTATTGGATAACTCGCCTAGCGGCATACGACCCCATCTGGATGCTGACTAG